Proteins from a genomic interval of Insulibacter thermoxylanivorax:
- the rplI gene encoding 50S ribosomal protein L9: MKVIFLKDVKGQGKKGEVKEVSEGYARNFLIPRGLATVANESNLKQLDQLNKAEQRRKEQEKAEAEQLAGKLKDVTLKFKVKAGEGGRLFGSVTNKQIADELGKQGYKIDRRKILLDDPIRTLGVTKVEIRLHPDVTAVVNVQVSE, translated from the coding sequence ATGAAGGTCATATTCTTAAAGGATGTTAAAGGACAAGGCAAGAAGGGCGAAGTGAAAGAAGTCTCTGAGGGATATGCGCGCAATTTTCTCATTCCGCGCGGTCTGGCAACCGTGGCCAATGAGAGCAATCTGAAGCAGCTGGATCAGTTGAACAAAGCTGAGCAGCGCCGCAAGGAGCAGGAGAAGGCCGAGGCGGAGCAGCTGGCCGGCAAGTTAAAGGACGTCACCTTGAAGTTCAAGGTCAAAGCGGGTGAAGGCGGCCGGTTGTTCGGGTCCGTAACCAACAAGCAGATCGCTGATGAACTGGGTAAGCAAGGTTACAAAATCGATCGCCGCAAGATTCTCTTGGATGATCCGATCCGTACTTTGGGTGTGACGAAGGTGGAGATCAGACTGCATCCAGATGTTACGGCCGTGGTGAATGTTCAGGTGTCTGAATAG
- the dnaB gene encoding replicative DNA helicase has product MNGELLAGRVPPQNIEAEQAVLGAILLDGEALTVAQERIRAEDFYRTAHQRIFEAMEELTEENEPVDLVTLTARLQDKQLLEEVGGVSYLSELANAVPTAANVDYYAAIIEEKAMLRRLIREATEIITHGYSGTEDVTELLSEAERRILDISNRKHTGFIPIKDALMEVFERIEYLHSNHGGTTGVPSGFIDLDKMTSGFQKSDLIIVAARPSVGKTAFALNIAQNVGVRAKETVAIFSLEMSAAQLVQRMICAEANVDAGRMRTGYLEPEDWEKVTMAISAMAEAPIFIDDSATLTVADIRAKCRRLKKEHGLGLVVIDYLQLIQGRGRGAENRQQEVSEISRTLKQIARELEVPVIALSQLSRSVEQRQDKRPMMSDLRESGSIEQDADIVAFLYRDDYYNQDSDRQNIIEIIIAKQRNGPVGTVELAFLKNFNKFVNLDRSHQDAAAAGM; this is encoded by the coding sequence ATGAATGGGGAATTATTAGCCGGCCGCGTGCCGCCGCAGAATATCGAAGCGGAACAAGCGGTGCTGGGTGCGATCTTACTCGACGGTGAAGCGCTGACCGTGGCGCAGGAACGAATCCGAGCAGAGGATTTCTATCGGACGGCCCACCAGCGGATCTTCGAAGCGATGGAAGAGTTGACGGAAGAGAACGAACCCGTCGATCTCGTCACGCTGACCGCGCGGCTGCAGGATAAACAGCTGTTGGAGGAGGTCGGCGGGGTCAGCTACTTGAGCGAGCTTGCCAATGCGGTGCCGACTGCGGCGAACGTGGATTACTATGCCGCGATCATCGAGGAGAAAGCGATGCTCCGCAGACTGATTCGCGAAGCCACGGAGATCATCACGCACGGCTACTCGGGAACCGAGGATGTTACAGAACTGCTGAGTGAGGCGGAACGCCGCATCCTCGACATCTCGAATCGCAAGCATACCGGGTTTATCCCGATTAAGGATGCGCTGATGGAAGTGTTTGAACGCATCGAATATCTCCATTCGAATCACGGCGGTACGACCGGCGTGCCTTCGGGTTTCATCGATCTCGATAAGATGACCTCCGGCTTCCAGAAGAGCGACCTCATCATCGTCGCTGCCCGTCCGTCCGTTGGGAAGACGGCCTTCGCTTTGAATATCGCGCAGAATGTCGGCGTTCGCGCGAAGGAGACGGTCGCGATCTTCAGCCTCGAGATGTCGGCAGCGCAGCTGGTGCAGCGGATGATCTGCGCTGAAGCGAATGTCGATGCGGGGCGCATGCGCACCGGTTACTTGGAGCCTGAGGACTGGGAGAAAGTGACGATGGCGATCAGTGCCATGGCGGAAGCGCCGATCTTCATCGATGATTCGGCGACGCTGACGGTGGCGGATATTCGCGCAAAGTGCCGGAGGTTGAAGAAGGAACACGGCTTGGGTCTCGTCGTCATCGATTACCTGCAGTTGATTCAAGGCCGCGGCAGAGGAGCCGAGAACCGGCAGCAGGAAGTTTCCGAGATCTCGCGGACGCTGAAGCAGATCGCTCGTGAGCTGGAGGTGCCGGTGATCGCTCTCTCGCAGCTGAGCCGGAGCGTTGAGCAGCGGCAGGACAAGCGTCCGATGATGTCCGACCTAAGGGAATCCGGTTCGATCGAGCAGGATGCGGATATCGTGGCGTTCCTCTATCGCGATGACTATTACAATCAAGATTCAGATCGACAGAATATCATCGAGATCATCATCGCCAAGCAGCGTAATGGTCCGGTAGGCACTGTTGAACTTGCTTTCCTAAAGAACTTCAATAAGTTCGTCAATCTCGATCGTTCCCACCAAGATGCCGCAGCTGCGGGGATGTAA
- a CDS encoding M23 family metallopeptidase — MPIIKGVAAAALIGGLTVAGHEYVKANTNEIYHVYFADEHIGTVSDPEVVEEYVIEKTREIVAANPHAHMVVNSDEISFQKEKKYKGETDDEAALTQLAGKLTATAIGVELIIDGKVYAIVKDQETVDQILAQVANKYIPETEQQRSGDVQILSVHNEEEEQAELMSIDFVEEVATKTVETDPEAIESIESVLERIETGGVKPTKYIVKEGDTILGIARKFGLTAQQIYDRNPWIVDDFLQIGDELDLTVLQPDLTVRTEEQVVEEVPIRYETEYIEDPNLRKGRTVVVTPGVDGLKKVTYLVTKINGEMIKEELMHEEVLQEPVKAVVKRGTLVVKGVGTGNFSWPVSNAKITSKYGPRWGRTHRGIDIVSKNRDIKAADSGKVIFAGTESSYGKVVKIDHGNGYVTVYAHLSSINVKKGEAVQKGDKIGVMGNTGNSTGVHLHFEIIKNGKHQNPLSYLN, encoded by the coding sequence ATGCCAATCATTAAAGGTGTCGCCGCAGCTGCCTTGATCGGCGGGCTGACGGTGGCAGGACATGAATATGTGAAGGCGAATACGAACGAGATCTATCATGTCTATTTTGCAGATGAACATATCGGAACGGTAAGTGATCCAGAAGTTGTAGAGGAATATGTCATAGAGAAGACGCGGGAGATCGTCGCTGCGAATCCTCACGCACATATGGTTGTGAACTCCGACGAGATCTCTTTCCAGAAGGAGAAGAAGTACAAAGGCGAGACCGATGATGAAGCAGCTCTAACGCAGCTGGCAGGGAAACTCACGGCCACGGCGATTGGCGTAGAACTCATCATCGACGGCAAAGTCTATGCAATAGTCAAGGATCAGGAGACGGTGGACCAGATCCTTGCTCAAGTGGCGAACAAGTACATACCGGAAACCGAGCAGCAACGCTCCGGTGACGTGCAGATCTTATCCGTACATAACGAAGAAGAAGAACAAGCTGAGTTAATGTCGATCGATTTCGTCGAAGAAGTGGCTACGAAGACGGTAGAGACGGATCCAGAAGCGATCGAATCCATAGAATCTGTGCTTGAGAGAATCGAGACCGGCGGTGTGAAGCCGACGAAGTATATCGTCAAAGAAGGTGACACGATCCTCGGCATAGCACGCAAGTTCGGTCTTACGGCACAGCAGATCTACGATCGCAATCCGTGGATCGTGGATGATTTCTTGCAAATCGGCGACGAGCTGGATCTGACGGTGCTGCAGCCGGATCTTACGGTGCGCACCGAGGAACAAGTGGTAGAAGAGGTACCGATCCGCTACGAGACGGAATATATCGAAGACCCGAATCTGCGCAAGGGCAGAACGGTAGTCGTTACGCCCGGCGTGGACGGTTTGAAGAAGGTCACTTATCTCGTCACGAAGATTAACGGCGAGATGATCAAGGAAGAACTGATGCATGAGGAAGTGCTGCAAGAACCGGTGAAGGCCGTGGTCAAACGCGGTACGCTTGTGGTCAAGGGCGTGGGCACCGGAAACTTCTCGTGGCCGGTATCGAATGCGAAGATTACGAGTAAGTATGGTCCGCGTTGGGGCAGAACTCACCGCGGCATCGACATCGTGTCGAAGAATCGCGATATCAAGGCTGCGGACAGCGGCAAGGTGATCTTCGCGGGCACGGAGAGCAGCTATGGCAAAGTCGTGAAGATCGATCATGGCAACGGTTATGTCACGGTGTATGCACACCTCAGCTCGATCAATGTGAAGAAGGGCGAGGCCGTGCAGAAGGGGGACAAGATCGGTGTGATGGGCAACACCGGTAACTCCACAGGGGTCCACCTGCATTTTGAGATCATCAAGAATGGCAAGCATCAGAATCCGTTAAGCTATCTGAACTAA